A single region of the Coregonus clupeaformis isolate EN_2021a chromosome 16, ASM2061545v1, whole genome shotgun sequence genome encodes:
- the LOC121584202 gene encoding uncharacterized protein LOC121584202 has translation MAGKQRELPSWMARKDEDRVKEKETLKRVTSAKRTRRKRFERVAFYCMNEKELVEAAVSYLNDFGGGEDGVSHDDKQVKSSVVGCSVNAKNNCVKEKRRRLSELDVVEKSSDSDAQERTYVSETDLDVAEEETLLYAQNNNTHNNNTEQGPEGQSSGPGRGHGHDDADGPGDLAQDVEGAEDHSRSQSPTADDDALRLVREIFFT, from the exons ATGGCAGGAAAGCAACGGGAACTACCGTCTTGGATGGCAAGGAAGGATGAGGACAGAGTGAAAGAGAAGGAGACACTGAAGAGGGTAACTTCAGCCAAGAGAACAAGGAGGAAACGATTTGAAAG AGTGGCTTTCTACTGCATGAATGAAAAGGAGCTGGTAGAGGCAGCTGTCAGTTATTTGAATGATTTTGGAGGTGGAGAAGATGGAGTTAGTCATGATGACAAACAG GTCAAGAGTAGTGTGGTGGGCTGCTCTGTGAATGCAAAAAACAACTGTGtcaaggagaagaggaggaggctgTCTGAGTTGGACGTGGTGGAGAAGTCCTCAGACTCTGATGCCCAGGAGAGGACGTACGTCTCAGAAACAGACCTCGACGTAGCCGAGGAGGAGACTCTACTGTACGCTCAAAACAACAACACTCACAATAACAATACAGAGCAGGGACCTGAGGGTCAGAGTTCTGGACCAGGTCGAGGTCACGGTCACGACGATGCTGATGGTCCAGGGGATTTGGCTCAGGATGTTGAAGGAGCAGAGGACCACTCACGGTCACAGTCTCCCACAGCAGACGATGATGCCCTCCGGCTTGTACGGGAGATATTCTTCACCTGA